One window from the genome of Saccharicrinis carchari encodes:
- a CDS encoding enoyl-CoA hydratase/isomerase family protein, producing the protein MQNITFYIENKIAFLGLNRPDKKNALNKAMITEIIATLNMHKANRSFRVLIIYGTGDCFCSGADLDWMKQGLKQSKTQNIDDAKLFNTLFETIYTFPVPVICEVRKSAFGGAVGLLACSDIVVCEADSTFGFPEVKLGIIPATIAPYIMSKMGNSNARKRLLMPEPFSAKEAQAEALVHFIADKEPVREKTLAIARAVAQGAPDALIQTKALLRRLEEHLEDESSKLFCARMIASARISNEGQEGVTAFFEKRKPAWNK; encoded by the coding sequence ATGCAAAACATCACATTTTACATTGAAAACAAAATCGCATTTTTAGGACTAAACCGCCCCGATAAAAAAAATGCTCTCAACAAAGCTATGATAACGGAAATCATCGCCACGCTAAACATGCACAAGGCAAATCGTAGTTTTAGGGTTTTAATTATTTATGGCACAGGAGATTGTTTTTGTTCAGGTGCCGATTTAGATTGGATGAAGCAAGGATTAAAGCAATCCAAAACCCAAAATATTGACGATGCCAAGTTGTTTAATACTTTGTTCGAAACCATTTATACTTTCCCTGTTCCGGTGATATGCGAAGTGCGCAAATCGGCATTTGGCGGAGCCGTTGGGCTGCTGGCATGTTCCGATATTGTGGTGTGTGAAGCGGATTCTACTTTCGGTTTTCCGGAAGTTAAATTGGGTATTATACCGGCTACCATAGCGCCTTACATCATGTCGAAAATGGGAAATAGCAACGCGCGTAAACGTTTATTGATGCCGGAACCATTCTCAGCCAAAGAGGCACAAGCAGAAGCACTGGTGCATTTTATTGCTGATAAAGAGCCTGTTCGCGAAAAAACACTGGCCATTGCACGGGCGGTGGCCCAGGGAGCTCCCGATGCATTGATTCAGACCAAGGCATTGTTGCGTCGTCTTGAGGAGCACCTCGAGGACGAATCATCTAAGTTATTTTGTGCACGTATGATTGCCAGTGCCCGAATCTCGAACGAAGGACAGGAAGGTGTAACTGCATTTTTTGAAAAACGAAAGCCAGCATGGAACAAATAA
- a CDS encoding acetyl/propionyl/methylcrotonyl-CoA carboxylase subunit alpha, giving the protein MEQINTKKPTINRILIANRGEIAVRIIKTARQMGIETVAIYTAAEKYARHVENADIKVLLKGSTIDQSYLNAAQIVDVALRNQVDAIHPGYGFLSENNDFAQRCANNGIVFIGPSPAQIKMMGNKDEANKIAEICKIPLLKKVKGTVQQILEKAETLNLPIVIKAAAGGGGKGMRVVNDFKNLETELNVAAAEALRYFGNASVYIEEYVQNTRHIEVQVLADTHGKLIHLHERECSIQRRHQKVIEEAPAPNLSVTVKNNIINDALLLARHIGYTNAGTVEFLLTPNGKHYFLEMNTRIQVEHPVTEEITGVDIVREQIRIANGWPLSISQQDITVTGHAIEARIYAEDPGNNFIPSFGSIIDTYMPKHPHIRIDAGAHPQEELSPNFDSLLTKVIAKGKNRAEAIDRLNVFLRDYALFGIKTNREIIMEALNDPDFNAGNYSTSFFKTKKKALLKQKSIDNNCINILSAAFVALKNYRKNPGNDVWNQLGYWRSWHHYQLFIQGKSVRVDLKNVFSDSFVIVVDNQQNCTVSHVNIEARKLTFLVDNELFEVCYAVSKAGICYIQYDGLQVQVTDIPENNQKKMESDNLDAIRTIMAPMPGLIVDVMVQEGEQIKKGNPLLVLEAMKTENIIHAFKDTTITRVSVAKGQQVSLNQLLMETE; this is encoded by the coding sequence ATGGAACAAATAAATACGAAAAAACCAACTATTAATAGGATACTAATTGCCAACAGAGGGGAAATAGCTGTCCGGATAATTAAAACAGCCCGGCAAATGGGCATCGAAACTGTAGCTATTTATACCGCTGCCGAAAAATATGCACGGCATGTTGAAAATGCAGATATCAAAGTATTGTTAAAAGGGTCTACAATTGACCAAAGCTATTTGAATGCTGCGCAGATTGTAGATGTAGCATTACGTAACCAAGTGGATGCCATTCATCCGGGATATGGTTTTTTATCCGAAAATAATGACTTTGCCCAACGCTGTGCAAACAATGGTATCGTGTTTATTGGCCCTTCGCCTGCGCAAATTAAAATGATGGGCAATAAGGATGAGGCGAATAAAATAGCCGAAATCTGTAAAATTCCGTTGCTAAAAAAAGTAAAAGGAACGGTTCAACAGATACTGGAAAAGGCCGAGACCTTAAACCTGCCAATTGTAATTAAAGCCGCTGCCGGTGGTGGAGGTAAGGGGATGCGCGTAGTAAACGACTTTAAAAACCTGGAGACCGAATTGAACGTTGCAGCCGCCGAGGCTCTGCGTTATTTTGGAAATGCATCGGTTTATATTGAGGAATATGTGCAAAATACCCGCCATATCGAAGTGCAAGTTTTAGCCGACACGCATGGTAAGCTTATCCATCTTCACGAAAGGGAATGTTCGATTCAGCGCAGGCATCAAAAAGTGATTGAAGAGGCGCCAGCACCCAATTTAAGTGTTACAGTCAAAAATAACATTATAAACGATGCCTTATTATTAGCCCGGCACATCGGCTACACCAATGCCGGTACGGTTGAGTTTTTATTGACACCGAACGGAAAACATTATTTTTTGGAAATGAACACTCGTATTCAGGTAGAGCATCCGGTTACCGAAGAAATAACGGGGGTCGATATCGTAAGGGAACAGATTCGTATTGCCAATGGTTGGCCGCTTTCGATTAGCCAACAGGATATTACTGTCACAGGTCATGCTATTGAAGCGCGCATTTATGCCGAAGATCCCGGTAATAATTTTATTCCATCCTTTGGTAGTATTATCGATACCTATATGCCAAAGCATCCTCATATCAGAATAGATGCCGGTGCACATCCACAAGAAGAACTAAGCCCTAACTTCGATTCGTTGTTGACAAAAGTGATAGCCAAAGGAAAAAACAGAGCGGAGGCCATTGATCGTTTAAATGTTTTTTTAAGGGATTATGCGCTCTTTGGTATCAAAACTAACCGCGAAATAATTATGGAAGCTTTAAACGACCCGGATTTTAATGCAGGAAATTATTCTACTTCTTTTTTTAAAACAAAAAAGAAAGCACTCTTGAAACAAAAGTCAATCGATAACAATTGTATTAATATCCTATCCGCAGCCTTTGTAGCTTTAAAAAATTATCGTAAAAATCCGGGTAATGATGTGTGGAACCAACTCGGATATTGGCGTAGTTGGCATCATTATCAATTATTTATCCAAGGTAAAAGCGTGCGGGTAGACCTAAAGAATGTTTTTTCTGATTCTTTTGTCATTGTTGTGGATAATCAACAAAACTGTACTGTTTCGCATGTTAACATTGAAGCAAGAAAGCTGACCTTTCTTGTTGATAACGAGTTGTTTGAGGTGTGTTATGCGGTAAGCAAAGCGGGAATATGCTATATTCAGTACGATGGTTTGCAAGTACAGGTAACTGATATTCCCGAAAATAACCAAAAAAAGATGGAGAGCGATAACCTGGATGCTATCAGAACAATTATGGCACCCATGCCGGGTTTAATAGTTGATGTAATGGTGCAGGAGGGTGAGCAAATAAAAAAAGGAAATCCCTTACTGGTGCTGGAAGCCATGAAAACAGAAAATATAATTCATGCCTTTAAAGATACAACTATTACCAGGGTTTCGGTTGCCAAAGGGCAGCAAGTAAGTTTAAACCAATTGTTAATGGAAACGGAGTAA
- a CDS encoding acyl-CoA dehydrogenase family protein, which yields MNPYYTKEKEELRQKVREFAEREIKPLAQELDANETFSIELSQMMGRHGLYGIDIPKKYGGQGMDTLSYIIAVEEIARVDGSQAATMAAHNSLGVAPIFNYGTKEQKQTLLPNLLNGNGLWAFGLTEVNAGSDARGVESEATKTPDGWELNGSKRYITNGSNDLMAGVTVLAKTGELSGKPSYSTFIVKRNTTGFSSKRTLGKMMWRASDTAEIAFDKCMLKEGDLLGEEHYGLPQMLKTLDSGRLSIAAMGLGLAQGAFEMALAYAKEREQFKKRIGSFQSVQFKLAEMDMKIELARNLLYKACWLKDNNQTFGKEAAMAKLYCSEVAQEVSDQGMQIFAGAGLFKNQDIERFYRDHRILRIGEGTTEILKMVIGRHIGL from the coding sequence ATGAATCCTTATTACACTAAAGAAAAAGAAGAATTAAGGCAAAAAGTGCGGGAATTTGCCGAAAGAGAAATAAAACCATTGGCCCAGGAGTTGGACGCCAACGAAACATTTTCAATTGAACTGAGCCAAATGATGGGTCGTCATGGCCTGTATGGTATCGATATTCCAAAAAAGTATGGCGGACAAGGCATGGATACTTTATCGTATATTATTGCGGTGGAAGAAATTGCCCGGGTGGATGGCTCGCAGGCCGCTACTATGGCAGCCCATAACTCGCTGGGGGTAGCACCAATTTTTAATTATGGCACAAAGGAGCAAAAGCAAACTTTATTGCCCAATTTGCTCAATGGTAACGGTCTCTGGGCTTTTGGGCTTACCGAAGTAAATGCCGGTTCCGACGCCCGAGGTGTTGAATCAGAGGCTACCAAAACTCCGGACGGATGGGAGCTGAACGGTTCTAAAAGATATATTACCAACGGAAGTAACGATTTAATGGCAGGTGTTACCGTGCTTGCCAAAACAGGTGAGTTGAGCGGAAAACCCAGTTATTCTACTTTTATTGTAAAAAGAAATACTACGGGCTTTTCTTCAAAACGTACCTTGGGCAAAATGATGTGGAGAGCATCAGATACTGCGGAGATTGCCTTTGATAAATGTATGCTTAAAGAGGGTGACTTGTTAGGTGAAGAACATTATGGCTTGCCACAGATGCTAAAAACATTGGATAGCGGACGCTTGTCGATAGCCGCCATGGGATTGGGACTGGCGCAAGGGGCTTTTGAAATGGCGCTGGCTTATGCTAAAGAGCGCGAACAGTTTAAAAAGCGTATCGGTAGTTTCCAGTCCGTACAGTTTAAACTGGCCGAAATGGACATGAAAATTGAGTTAGCGCGCAATTTATTGTACAAAGCCTGTTGGCTTAAAGATAACAACCAGACTTTTGGTAAAGAAGCCGCCATGGCCAAATTGTATTGTAGTGAGGTGGCACAAGAGGTATCGGACCAGGGGATGCAAATTTTTGCCGGTGCCGGATTGTTTAAAAATCAGGATATAGAGCGTTTTTATCGCGACCACCGCATATTGCGTATTGGCGAGGGAACCACCGAAATACTTAAGATGGTGATTGGCAGACATATTGGTTTGTAA
- a CDS encoding beta/alpha barrel domain-containing protein has product MEDRKKEHLHLAFEANVNRAQADPRFMYEPMLSAHPTRDSEPFVFLGKTMKLPFWISSMTGGTQRAGAINSNLAKAAGEFGLGMGLGSCRSLFLSDDYWDDFKVRDLIGNDYPFYSNLGIAQLEELLVKNEVEKIDYLNRQLKTDGTIIHINPLQEAFQPEGDILKRPPIECIQELLEKIASPIIVKEVGQGMGYESIKALLHLDIAALEFGALGGTNFTKLEQMRRMGNSSLFEGFTRIGHTAEEMTLMVNQIVEKGGTKCPQIIISGGIKSLLDGYYLTQLCKLPAVVGMGAAFLNYALKDYTELQNFIVNMRKGWQLAESFLRVRQPEGVES; this is encoded by the coding sequence ATGGAAGACCGAAAAAAAGAACACCTTCATTTGGCTTTTGAGGCAAATGTGAATCGTGCACAGGCCGACCCTCGTTTTATGTACGAACCTATGCTTTCCGCTCACCCCACCCGCGATTCTGAGCCATTTGTGTTTTTGGGAAAAACAATGAAGCTTCCTTTTTGGATATCTTCTATGACGGGTGGCACACAGCGTGCCGGAGCCATTAATTCAAATCTGGCCAAAGCAGCCGGTGAGTTTGGCTTGGGCATGGGATTGGGTTCGTGCCGATCTTTATTTTTATCAGACGATTATTGGGACGATTTTAAAGTGCGCGATCTCATTGGTAACGATTATCCTTTTTATTCTAACCTGGGCATTGCGCAGCTCGAAGAACTTTTAGTGAAAAATGAGGTCGAAAAAATCGACTACCTGAACCGTCAGCTTAAAACCGACGGAACTATTATCCATATTAATCCCTTGCAGGAAGCTTTTCAGCCCGAAGGGGATATACTGAAACGTCCTCCAATAGAGTGCATCCAGGAATTGTTAGAAAAGATAGCGTCGCCCATCATCGTAAAAGAAGTAGGGCAGGGTATGGGCTACGAGAGTATAAAGGCCTTGTTACACTTGGATATTGCGGCGCTTGAATTCGGTGCTTTAGGCGGTACCAATTTTACCAAGCTCGAACAGATGCGACGCATGGGTAATTCATCTTTATTTGAAGGCTTTACGCGGATAGGACATACCGCTGAGGAAATGACACTGATGGTAAACCAAATAGTTGAAAAGGGCGGTACTAAATGCCCACAGATTATTATCTCAGGTGGCATAAAATCATTGCTCGATGGTTATTATTTAACCCAATTATGTAAACTCCCTGCCGTGGTGGGTATGGGTGCCGCTTTTTTAAATTATGCACTCAAAGATTATACTGAGTTGCAAAATTTTATTGTTAATATGAGAAAAGGTTGGCAATTGGCCGAATCGTTTTTGCGGGTGAGGCAGCCGGAGGGAGTCGAGAGTTAA
- a CDS encoding hydroxymethylglutaryl-CoA reductase, protein MIKGFSKFSQEQKVDTLAAQFNLPVSFKETLRSHHHRELQGLYNQFAENTISNFYLPYNVAPGFVINKKEYAIPMVVEESSVVAAASKAAKFWSAHGGFSTKVLSVTKSGQLFFTTEWSFEELSALMPDITSALRCSVGEITHNMEKRGGGITGFKLTSESLVDEQTYCLMVSFETADSMGANFINTCLEKMGDALVTFLIQKNDNRHIEINMAILSNYTPECLVQCALSCPIEDLQAYSGVYSPQDFALRFKKAVSLAKHNPSRAVTHNKGIMNGIDAVVLATGNDFRAIEAGVHAYASRAGAYASLTDIVLENDTFTYTLKLPLALGTVGGLTSLHPMAKLSLLLLDEPSASELMQIVAAAGMANNFSAVAALVTSGIQKGHMKMHLSNILAALNADPMECQKAKKYFSERDVSHSAVKLYLDAERLKNKRHEY, encoded by the coding sequence ATGATTAAAGGATTTTCAAAGTTCAGCCAAGAACAAAAAGTAGATACGTTGGCAGCTCAGTTTAATTTGCCGGTATCTTTTAAAGAAACGTTAAGGTCACATCATCACCGTGAGCTTCAAGGCCTGTATAATCAGTTTGCCGAAAATACGATTAGCAATTTTTATTTACCTTATAATGTAGCGCCTGGTTTTGTTATCAATAAAAAGGAATACGCCATACCCATGGTTGTTGAGGAAAGCTCGGTGGTGGCAGCGGCTTCAAAAGCAGCTAAATTTTGGAGTGCTCATGGTGGTTTTAGCACAAAAGTACTTTCCGTCACCAAAAGTGGCCAATTGTTTTTTACTACGGAATGGAGTTTTGAGGAGCTAAGTGCTTTGATGCCTGACATTACAAGTGCATTGAGGTGCAGCGTAGGGGAAATTACTCACAACATGGAGAAAAGGGGAGGGGGTATTACGGGCTTTAAACTGACTTCCGAAAGCCTTGTTGATGAGCAAACCTATTGCTTAATGGTGAGTTTTGAAACCGCGGATTCCATGGGAGCTAATTTTATTAATACCTGTCTGGAAAAAATGGGCGATGCGTTGGTCACTTTTCTTATCCAAAAAAACGATAACCGGCATATAGAGATCAATATGGCCATTCTATCTAATTACACGCCGGAGTGTTTAGTGCAGTGTGCATTAAGTTGCCCTATTGAAGATTTACAGGCGTATAGTGGTGTTTATTCACCACAAGATTTTGCATTGCGATTTAAAAAGGCCGTCAGCTTGGCTAAACACAACCCTTCCAGAGCGGTAACGCATAACAAAGGGATAATGAACGGGATTGATGCCGTGGTGCTTGCTACCGGAAATGATTTTAGAGCCATTGAAGCTGGTGTGCATGCTTACGCCTCTCGGGCAGGTGCGTATGCATCACTCACCGACATTGTTTTGGAGAACGATACTTTTACTTACACCTTAAAGCTTCCATTGGCACTGGGAACCGTTGGCGGACTAACCTCGTTGCACCCCATGGCCAAATTATCCTTGCTGTTGCTGGACGAGCCCTCGGCATCGGAGCTGATGCAAATAGTTGCCGCTGCAGGTATGGCCAATAACTTTTCGGCAGTGGCGGCTTTGGTAACTTCCGGAATTCAGAAAGGCCATATGAAAATGCACCTGAGCAATATATTGGCTGCGTTAAATGCCGACCCTATGGAATGCCAAAAAGCCAAGAAGTATTTTAGTGAACGCGATGTCAGTCATTCTGCAGTTAAATTGTACTTGGATGCAGAGAGGCTGAAAAATAAGCGGCATGAATACTAA
- a CDS encoding GYDIA family GHMP kinase, with amino-acid sequence MVSNTSDPLIFSSRGNGKLLLSGEYLVLKGARALSVPLKLGQSLAIYQSSEPGFAWEARHPQGIWNTVQFNTKLNINSASNTDFAEQLQKILKLAMNAGGFEPACLKGKKAITQMDFMPEWGLGSSSTLIYNVAAFFNVDAYHLLKYTFGGSGYDIAIAGRYKPIFFNLIKGRPQVAESDFNPPFSKNIYFVYTNKKQSSKEAIKGFKQKNIASERIRRISAISDLMSTCSRLGEFQELMTEHEDIIGRILGVIPVQQKHFSDFDGCIKSLGAWGGDFIMAATHMPQDDVMDYFGQKNMKTIFSYKQLIMS; translated from the coding sequence ATGGTTAGCAATACTTCAGATCCCCTTATTTTTTCTTCCAGAGGCAATGGAAAGTTGTTGCTTTCGGGAGAGTATTTGGTTTTAAAAGGAGCACGTGCTTTGTCGGTTCCTTTAAAATTAGGGCAAAGTTTGGCTATTTACCAAAGCAGTGAGCCTGGCTTTGCGTGGGAGGCTCGTCACCCGCAAGGAATATGGAACACGGTGCAGTTTAATACTAAACTGAATATAAACTCGGCCAGCAATACTGATTTTGCCGAACAATTGCAAAAAATATTAAAGTTAGCTATGAACGCCGGTGGTTTTGAACCGGCCTGTTTAAAAGGAAAAAAGGCGATTACCCAAATGGATTTTATGCCAGAATGGGGGCTGGGCAGTAGCTCTACTTTAATTTATAATGTGGCTGCATTTTTTAATGTTGATGCATATCACCTGCTAAAATATACCTTTGGGGGTTCGGGTTACGATATTGCTATTGCAGGTAGGTATAAACCTATTTTTTTTAATTTAATTAAAGGTCGTCCGCAAGTTGCAGAAAGCGATTTTAATCCACCTTTTAGTAAAAATATTTACTTTGTTTATACCAATAAAAAGCAAAGCTCAAAGGAGGCGATAAAAGGTTTTAAGCAAAAAAACATTGCCTCGGAAAGAATACGACGAATAAGTGCTATTTCTGATTTAATGAGTACTTGTTCCCGCTTAGGCGAATTTCAGGAACTAATGACCGAGCACGAGGATATAATAGGAAGAATTTTGGGGGTAATTCCGGTGCAGCAAAAACATTTTAGCGACTTTGATGGTTGTATCAAATCATTGGGTGCCTGGGGTGGTGATTTTATAATGGCAGCAACCCACATGCCCCAAGACGATGTGATGGATTATTTTGGGCAAAAAAATATGAAAACCATATTTTCCTATAAGCAATTAATTATGTCTTAG
- the mvaD gene encoding diphosphomevalonate decarboxylase, giving the protein MRVNNRSYLSKSGLVGYSSPSNIAIIKYWGKTGVQIPLNPSLSFSLKHSVTETSVSYVLNPGQKDLCFNFYFEEGKSKKFEQKMEVFFNRVIDKFLWLHHYKLKIESKNTFPHSSGIASSASSYAAMALCLAKIHQQITGIKLSMEEISNIARLGSGSACRSVFGAWNTWGKFDMENSSNLNALNISQYVHPSFADIKDTILIVSKDKKEVSSTTGHQLMESHPYKTGRIQQANEHMLKLMEVLKNGDWNSFIEVAETEALSLHGLMMSSSPGYTLLLPNSLQIVQRIRKFREQNKIPVCFTIDAGPNIHVLYSASNKKQVREFIQKELLPYCENKSFINDELGSGPTEII; this is encoded by the coding sequence ATGAGGGTAAATAACAGAAGCTATTTGTCAAAAAGTGGATTGGTAGGTTACAGTAGTCCATCTAATATAGCCATCATCAAGTACTGGGGTAAAACAGGGGTTCAAATTCCGCTTAACCCTTCGCTTAGTTTTAGTTTAAAACATTCGGTTACCGAAACATCGGTTTCTTATGTATTAAATCCCGGGCAAAAAGACCTTTGTTTTAATTTTTATTTTGAGGAGGGTAAAAGTAAAAAGTTTGAACAAAAAATGGAGGTTTTTTTTAATCGGGTGATTGATAAATTTCTTTGGTTACATCACTATAAACTTAAAATAGAAAGTAAAAACACCTTTCCGCATTCTTCAGGAATAGCTTCATCGGCCAGTAGCTATGCTGCCATGGCTTTGTGTTTGGCAAAAATTCATCAACAAATAACAGGGATTAAACTATCTATGGAAGAGATCTCCAACATAGCACGTTTGGGCTCAGGAAGTGCATGCCGATCCGTTTTTGGAGCTTGGAATACATGGGGCAAGTTTGACATGGAGAATTCAAGTAATCTTAATGCACTTAATATCAGCCAGTACGTGCACCCTTCATTTGCAGATATTAAGGATACTATTTTAATTGTAAGTAAAGATAAAAAGGAGGTGAGTAGTACAACAGGACATCAACTGATGGAAAGCCATCCCTATAAAACAGGGCGAATACAACAAGCTAATGAGCACATGCTAAAGCTAATGGAGGTACTTAAAAATGGCGATTGGAATAGTTTTATTGAAGTAGCAGAAACTGAGGCGCTGAGCCTGCATGGTTTAATGATGAGTTCATCGCCGGGATACACTTTGCTTTTACCTAACTCTCTTCAAATTGTTCAACGTATTCGTAAATTTAGAGAACAAAACAAGATTCCTGTGTGTTTTACCATCGATGCAGGACCTAACATTCATGTGTTGTATTCAGCGTCAAATAAAAAGCAAGTCAGGGAGTTTATTCAAAAGGAATTATTACCCTATTGTGAAAATAAAAGTTTTATTAACGATGAGTTGGGCTCCGGGCCAACAGAAATAATTTAG
- a CDS encoding mevalonate kinase family protein — protein MALSKKNSIFYSKVLLFGEYSILLESNGLTIPYAHFNGSLNFINSSAYTDLDFAKESNRQLKRYAEFLRDKANDIMDTEELLADIEKGLYFESSIPEGYGLGSSGALVAAIYKKYGLNIIKAKAGLDNHQTQKLKSLFAKLESYFHGKSSGIDPLLCYLKHPLFIKDQQNIRAIGISRKNIKSDDAVFIVNTKQSGKTAPLVDLFMTKCLNSVYIERIKKDLIPTTNQCIHSLLQGDISNFYKHLKQLSKFQLEYLKEMIPKEFIKYWEEGIAKNHYLLKLCGSGGGGYILGFTREFSKVKIELAEQGLEVIPVYQEF, from the coding sequence ATGGCACTTAGCAAAAAAAACAGCATCTTTTATTCTAAGGTTCTCCTTTTTGGCGAATATTCCATTTTGTTGGAATCTAATGGATTAACTATTCCCTATGCCCATTTTAACGGTTCGCTAAATTTTATCAATTCCTCTGCGTATACCGATTTGGACTTTGCCAAAGAATCTAATCGTCAATTGAAGCGTTATGCGGAATTTCTGCGTGATAAGGCCAACGATATCATGGATACGGAAGAATTATTGGCAGACATCGAAAAAGGTCTTTACTTTGAATCGTCGATACCCGAAGGTTATGGTTTGGGCAGCAGTGGTGCGCTTGTGGCTGCTATTTATAAAAAATACGGCCTTAATATAATTAAGGCGAAGGCCGGACTCGATAACCACCAAACACAAAAGTTAAAAAGTCTATTTGCCAAGTTAGAATCGTACTTTCATGGAAAAAGCTCCGGTATTGATCCTCTTTTATGCTATTTAAAACACCCATTATTTATTAAAGATCAGCAGAATATTAGGGCTATTGGTATATCTCGTAAAAATATTAAATCCGACGATGCGGTTTTTATCGTTAATACCAAACAATCCGGAAAAACGGCTCCTTTGGTTGATTTGTTTATGACCAAATGTTTAAATTCTGTTTATATAGAAAGGATAAAAAAGGATTTAATTCCTACTACCAATCAATGCATTCATTCCCTGCTTCAGGGCGATATAAGTAATTTTTATAAGCATTTAAAGCAGCTGTCGAAGTTTCAGTTGGAGTATTTAAAAGAGATGATACCCAAGGAATTTATAAAGTATTGGGAAGAAGGGATAGCCAAAAATCATTATCTGCTCAAGCTATGCGGGTCGGGTGGGGGAGGATATATCCTTGGTTTTACGCGTGAGTTTAGCAAAGTAAAAATTGAACTGGCCGAGCAAGGTTTGGAAGTAATACCCGTGTATCAGGAATTTTAA